The Blattabacterium cuenoti genome includes a region encoding these proteins:
- the rsmH gene encoding 16S rRNA (cytosine(1402)-N(4))-methyltransferase RsmH produces the protein MHSHHEPVLLKESIENLITDQNGIYIDATFGGGGHSYSILKKLNKGGTLIAFDQDKESIKRNFIEDKRFHLFHNNFIHIRDILNKNHIEKVSGILADLGISSLQIENPERGFSNQLNCPLDMRMNQDSSYSAQNVLNECSKKELFNIFYEYGEFKNARKIVKKILKKRFQKKITTTLDLINLFFIHGSFKKRKRFFARLFQSIRIEVNNEINILKDFLLESSKIIRPGGRIAIISYHSLEDRITKFFFKKGILLNKINLRTLPFRMIHKKVIKPSLQEIIRNPRSRSARLRIAEKS, from the coding sequence ATTCACTCCCATCATGAGCCAGTTCTTTTAAAAGAAAGTATAGAAAATTTAATTACAGATCAAAATGGAATTTATATAGATGCAACATTTGGTGGAGGAGGACATTCTTATTCTATTTTAAAAAAATTAAATAAAGGAGGAACTTTAATAGCTTTTGATCAGGATAAAGAATCTATAAAAAGGAATTTTATTGAGGATAAACGTTTTCATCTATTTCATAATAATTTTATTCATATTCGTGATATTTTAAATAAAAATCATATCGAAAAAGTATCAGGAATATTAGCAGATTTAGGTATTTCATCTTTACAAATAGAGAATCCTGAAAGAGGATTTTCAAATCAATTAAATTGTCCTTTAGATATGAGAATGAATCAGGATTCTTCTTATTCTGCTCAAAATGTTCTTAACGAATGTTCAAAAAAAGAGTTATTTAATATATTTTATGAATATGGAGAATTTAAAAATGCAAGAAAAATTGTGAAAAAAATACTCAAAAAACGTTTTCAAAAAAAAATTACTACTACTTTGGATTTAATTAATCTTTTTTTCATTCATGGATCTTTCAAAAAAAGAAAAAGGTTTTTTGCTAGACTTTTCCAATCAATACGAATAGAAGTGAATAATGAAATAAACATTTTAAAGGATTTTTTATTGGAATCTTCTAAAATTATACGACCAGGAGGCAGAATAGCTATAATTTCATATCATTCTCTTGAAGATAGAATCACAAAATTTTTTTTCAAAAAGGGAATTTTATTAAATAAAATAAACTTAAGAACTCTTCCATTCAGAATGATACATAAAAAAGTAATTAAACCAAGCCTTCAGGAAATCATAAGAAATCCAAGATCCAGAAGTGCTAGATTAAGAATAGCGGAAAAATCTTAA
- a CDS encoding FtsL-like putative cell division protein, whose amino-acid sequence MKTNIKDILKGKFLVKEDAYRSWNFIVFLTVLSLISITSSHLMDRKIRKITKISEEIKELKSEYADIHRKCMKMQLASFLRKKLVNGLKHLEEPPYELIVENQQEKEMNIR is encoded by the coding sequence ATGAAAACAAACATCAAAGATATCCTGAAAGGAAAGTTTTTAGTTAAAGAAGACGCCTATAGAAGTTGGAATTTTATTGTTTTTCTAACTGTCCTATCTTTAATCAGCATTACTAGTTCACATCTGATGGACAGAAAAATCCGAAAAATAACTAAAATTAGTGAAGAAATTAAAGAATTAAAATCTGAATATGCAGATATACATAGAAAATGTATGAAAATGCAATTAGCTTCTTTTCTCAGAAAAAAATTGGTTAATGGATTAAAACATTTAGAAGAACCTCCATACGAATTAATTGTAGAAAATCAACAAGAAAAAGAGATGAATATAAGATAA
- a CDS encoding penicillin-binding protein, which translates to MKRERYILLYKSYLIGFLFIFIAALIIFNLFYIQNSSEVYKKSVIEKAIRTNLIKSKRGNIYASDSSILAMSIIRYDIHIDFRSISEKLFQENIYSLCNSLESLFKKPKFFFYKKFQYEKKKGNRYFLLAKNLDNPHFKILRNLPIFNKGQIRGGFIVEKKICRVHTLENIGKRTLGYDDHRGKVGLEGAFSKYLKGKDGKRLEQRISSKIWKPLKSVNEIDPEDGKDVYSTIDIYLQDIAYHALLQELSISQADHGCVIIMNVKSGEIPAMINLEKTKKNTYEDLRNFAVWEGSEPGSTFKTMAILAALEDKKIDLDMIVNIKGGIMKLRGKKIRDSHYSGYAEMNPKQILELSSNVGIAKIIYENYKKNPEKFIEHLCKWKLDKKIGIDIPGESMPFIPKPGKNNWSSITLPWMTFGYNIKLTPLQILTFYNAIANQGKMIKPLFIREIKHHGKIIKKYTKPIIMNPSIAEKSSLIKIQNMLEGVVKNGTAKKYYNPEYPYAGKTGTTQLNYWIKGKPLTYNSSFVGYFPAKNPKYSCIVVISKPEKGYYGIEVAVPVFDKIAKSIYPRIEKKTLSKKKENQEDLFKKIRESQNFFVEKWIMPNVISIPGKEIIPILENRGFKIRYQGIGKVIKQSVQPGNKLKKNQIIFLKLEE; encoded by the coding sequence ATGAAACGAGAAAGATATATTTTATTATATAAATCTTACTTAATTGGTTTTTTATTCATTTTTATTGCAGCATTAATTATTTTCAATTTGTTCTATATTCAAAATTCTTCAGAAGTATACAAAAAATCTGTTATAGAAAAAGCGATTAGAACCAATTTAATTAAGTCTAAACGGGGAAACATTTATGCTTCAGATAGTAGTATTTTAGCTATGTCTATCATAAGATATGATATTCACATTGATTTTAGATCTATATCTGAAAAATTATTTCAAGAAAACATTTATTCTTTATGTAATTCATTGGAATCTTTGTTTAAAAAACCAAAATTTTTTTTCTATAAAAAATTTCAGTACGAAAAAAAAAAGGGGAATAGATATTTTTTGTTAGCAAAAAATTTAGATAATCCACATTTCAAGATTTTACGAAATCTTCCTATTTTCAATAAAGGACAAATCAGGGGGGGGTTTATTGTGGAAAAAAAAATATGCAGAGTTCATACATTAGAAAATATTGGAAAAAGAACATTAGGATATGATGATCATAGAGGAAAAGTAGGACTAGAAGGAGCCTTTAGTAAATATTTGAAAGGGAAAGATGGAAAAAGGTTAGAACAACGGATCAGTTCTAAGATCTGGAAACCATTAAAATCAGTAAATGAAATAGATCCAGAAGACGGAAAAGACGTTTATTCTACTATAGATATATATTTGCAAGATATAGCTTATCATGCATTACTTCAAGAATTATCCATTTCTCAAGCAGATCATGGATGTGTTATTATTATGAATGTCAAAAGTGGAGAAATCCCTGCTATGATTAATCTAGAAAAAACCAAAAAAAATACTTACGAAGATTTAAGAAATTTTGCAGTATGGGAAGGAAGTGAACCAGGGTCCACGTTTAAAACAATGGCTATTCTTGCAGCTTTAGAAGATAAAAAAATAGATCTTGATATGATTGTCAATATCAAAGGAGGAATCATGAAATTAAGAGGAAAAAAAATACGTGATAGTCACTATAGTGGATATGCAGAAATGAATCCAAAACAAATTTTGGAATTATCTTCAAATGTAGGAATAGCAAAAATTATTTATGAAAATTATAAAAAAAATCCAGAAAAATTCATAGAACACTTATGTAAATGGAAATTAGATAAAAAAATAGGAATAGATATTCCAGGTGAAAGTATGCCTTTTATTCCAAAACCTGGAAAAAATAATTGGAGTAGCATTACATTACCATGGATGACTTTTGGATATAATATCAAACTAACTCCCTTACAAATACTCACTTTTTATAATGCGATAGCTAATCAAGGGAAAATGATTAAACCATTATTTATTAGAGAAATAAAACATCATGGAAAAATCATAAAAAAATATACAAAACCTATCATAATGAATCCTTCTATAGCAGAAAAGTCTTCTCTCATAAAAATTCAAAATATGTTAGAAGGGGTAGTGAAAAATGGAACAGCTAAAAAATATTATAATCCAGAATATCCATATGCAGGAAAAACTGGAACGACACAGTTAAACTACTGGATAAAAGGAAAACCTTTAACTTACAATAGTTCTTTTGTAGGATACTTTCCTGCTAAAAATCCAAAATATTCTTGTATTGTAGTCATTTCAAAACCAGAAAAAGGATATTACGGTATTGAAGTAGCAGTTCCTGTATTTGACAAAATTGCTAAATCTATCTATCCCAGAATAGAAAAAAAAACACTTTCCAAAAAAAAAGAAAATCAAGAAGATTTATTTAAAAAGATTAGAGAATCACAAAATTTTTTTGTTGAAAAATGGATCATGCCTAATGTAATATCCATTCCTGGAAAAGAAATTATTCCTATTCTGGAAAATAGGGGTTTTAAAATTCGATATCAAGGAATTGGAAAAGTTATAAAACAGTCTGTTCAACCAGGAAATAAGTTGAAAAAAAATCAGATTATATTTCTAAAACTAGAAGAATGA
- a CDS encoding UDP-N-acetylmuramoyl-L-alanyl-D-glutamate--2,6-diaminopimelate ligase encodes MKKRLKDILKKVDVLRIIGRNTSKLIEGISMNSKIIQKNMIFVAKKGKITDGHEFIIEAIQNGANSIVCEKMTSPINQDITYVVVSDSTYALGIISSNFYDHPTKKIKLIGITGTNGKTTVATILHQLFSKMGEKNILISTMGIKILSKIYPTIHTTPDIIEINKYLNISIRKGCRYAFMEVSSHGIHQKRITGLLFQGGLFTNITHDHLDYHESFHHYLSTKKFFFENLSKNAFALMNSDDKNSYKIIKDIFSKIYFYGFKKNANFKIQILKKSIHGSLLLIDGHKIFTHLIGTFNVYNLLASYATAILLGKNKNDILKIIKNIKPIRGRFEQFVSNSGIRVIVDFAHNPDGLKTVLKTLKEIKNNNEKLICVIGCGGNRDIKKRPLMGKIVYETCDVSIFTSDNPREENMEKILFDMKNFKSYLNKESILTFVNRKEAIQTAIQIAKKKDIILIAGKGHETYQEIKGKRFPFNDMKIAKDLLKTYDQLKFCVKCEMK; translated from the coding sequence ATGAAAAAGAGATTAAAAGATATTCTAAAAAAAGTAGATGTTTTAAGAATAATAGGAAGAAATACTTCTAAATTGATAGAAGGAATTTCTATGAATTCCAAAATCATACAAAAAAATATGATCTTTGTAGCCAAAAAAGGAAAAATAACAGATGGTCATGAATTTATTATAGAAGCCATACAAAACGGAGCTAATAGCATAGTTTGTGAAAAAATGACTTCTCCTATTAATCAGGATATTACCTATGTTGTGGTTTCAGATTCTACGTATGCTTTAGGTATTATCTCCTCAAATTTTTATGATCATCCTACAAAAAAGATAAAATTAATAGGAATTACGGGAACAAACGGAAAAACCACTGTAGCTACAATACTTCATCAATTATTTTCTAAAATGGGAGAAAAAAATATTCTAATTTCTACTATGGGAATCAAAATATTGTCTAAAATATATCCTACAATACATACAACTCCAGATATTATTGAAATCAATAAATATTTAAATATATCAATCCGTAAAGGATGCAGATATGCTTTTATGGAAGTGAGTTCACATGGAATCCATCAAAAAAGAATTACAGGATTATTATTTCAAGGAGGTCTTTTTACTAATATTACACATGATCACTTAGATTATCATGAATCTTTTCATCATTATCTGTCTACTAAAAAATTTTTTTTTGAAAATTTATCTAAGAATGCTTTTGCATTAATGAATTCAGATGATAAAAATTCGTATAAAATCATAAAAGATATTTTCTCTAAAATCTATTTTTACGGTTTTAAAAAAAATGCAAATTTCAAAATTCAAATTTTGAAAAAAAGCATTCATGGAAGTCTATTACTTATTGATGGTCATAAAATTTTTACTCATTTAATCGGAACATTTAATGTTTATAATCTATTAGCCAGTTACGCTACAGCCATTTTGCTAGGTAAAAATAAAAATGATATTCTGAAAATCATAAAAAATATAAAACCTATCAGAGGACGTTTTGAACAATTTGTATCCAATTCAGGAATTCGCGTCATTGTAGATTTTGCTCATAATCCAGATGGATTAAAAACTGTTTTAAAAACTCTTAAAGAAATCAAAAACAATAATGAAAAATTAATTTGTGTTATAGGTTGTGGAGGAAATAGAGATATAAAAAAACGTCCTTTAATGGGAAAAATTGTTTATGAAACATGTGATGTATCTATTTTCACATCCGATAATCCTAGAGAAGAAAATATGGAAAAAATATTATTTGATATGAAAAATTTTAAATCATATCTCAACAAAGAATCTATTTTAACTTTTGTAAACCGAAAAGAAGCTATTCAAACCGCAATTCAAATTGCAAAAAAAAAAGATATTATTCTGATTGCTGGAAAAGGACATGAAACTTATCAAGAAATAAAAGGAAAACGTTTTCCTTTTAATGATATGAAAATAGCTAAAGATTTATTAAAAACTTATGATCAGTTGAAATTTTGTGTGAAATGTGAAATGAAATAA
- the mraY gene encoding phospho-N-acetylmuramoyl-pentapeptide-transferase, producing the protein MIANFLKDLIRIYFLININSVFFRAVIAFFLSFCIALVFYKKIICWKKKNSIGEHVRNLGLIGQKEKEGTPTMGGIIMIFSTLISTILFSSLKNIYVLMLIMTTLCMGSIGFVDDYIKIKYNKKGLSIMGKILGQILLGLIIGSSMYFFNTNVSIQKLDSNFLIKKEHGFKTTLPIFSSHNNEFDYAYLLSWYNQKWKKYTWIVFIPMVIFIITFLSNGANLTDGIDGLTAGISFIIFSTLSLLSIISSNKIYSSYLHFIYIPHLDEIIIFSFSFLGSLISFLWYNTYPAQIFMGDTGSLTIGGVIATLAIINRKELILPILCGIFFIENISVIIQVLYFRYSKKKYGIGKKIFLMTPLHHHFQKLGYHENKIFNRFLIIQMMLSMLVLILLII; encoded by the coding sequence ATGATTGCTAATTTTTTAAAAGACTTAATTCGTATCTATTTTTTGATCAATATCAATTCTGTTTTTTTCAGAGCTGTAATAGCTTTTTTTTTATCGTTTTGTATAGCGTTGGTTTTTTATAAAAAAATTATATGTTGGAAAAAAAAAAATAGCATAGGAGAACATGTACGAAATCTTGGACTCATTGGACAAAAAGAAAAAGAGGGGACTCCAACAATGGGAGGAATTATAATGATATTTTCCACACTAATTTCTACAATACTTTTCTCTTCTTTGAAGAATATATATGTACTTATGTTGATTATGACAACATTGTGTATGGGGAGTATTGGATTTGTAGATGATTATATTAAAATAAAATATAACAAAAAAGGACTTAGTATAATGGGAAAAATATTAGGTCAAATTTTATTAGGACTTATTATTGGAAGCTCTATGTATTTTTTTAATACAAATGTTTCTATTCAAAAATTAGATTCAAACTTTTTGATAAAAAAAGAACATGGGTTCAAGACCACTCTCCCCATTTTTTCTAGTCATAATAATGAATTTGATTATGCTTATCTTTTAAGTTGGTATAATCAAAAATGGAAAAAATACACATGGATTGTTTTTATTCCTATGGTGATTTTCATTATAACATTTTTATCTAACGGAGCTAATTTAACCGATGGAATAGACGGATTAACAGCTGGAATTTCTTTTATTATTTTTTCTACTCTATCTTTATTATCTATCATATCAAGTAATAAAATATATTCATCCTATCTTCATTTTATATATATTCCTCATTTAGATGAAATAATCATATTTTCTTTTTCTTTTCTAGGATCTTTAATAAGTTTTCTTTGGTACAATACTTATCCAGCTCAAATTTTCATGGGAGACACTGGAAGTCTAACTATAGGAGGAGTTATAGCAACTCTAGCTATTATAAACAGAAAAGAATTAATATTACCTATTCTATGTGGAATTTTTTTTATAGAAAATATTTCTGTTATAATACAAGTATTGTATTTTAGATATTCTAAAAAAAAATATGGAATAGGAAAAAAAATTTTTCTCATGACTCCTTTGCATCATCATTTTCAAAAACTAGGATATCATGAAAATAAAATTTTCAATCGTTTTCTCATCATACAAATGATGCTTTCGATGTTGGTATTGATTTTATTAATTATATAA
- a CDS encoding FtsW/RodA/SpoVE family cell cycle protein, which produces MRKIDVFFNRYLKGDRYLWAFISLLAIFSFLPVYSASTNLVTTYGGTNTVFSYLLKHALFLLVGFCILFFTQFIDYKYFYRMSMLSMPVVFILLVFTISQGKELDGVNASRWLHIPILNISFQTSSIAGLVLFIYCARYLAQKKKKRINFINSFFSLLFPIFFIIGLIFPANGSTAIIVFISVLILLFIGGYPLTGVIGVLLMGILFAGIYIYSVIKWGDKNPMNRVYTWKSRIEKFLDHESEESYQMKQSKTAIVLGNKFGRGPGKSVLKAFLPQSSSDFIYAIIIEEYGSVGGVILLFIYLLILLRIMVIATKVKNYFCSLLVLSVGFPIINQALINMGIAVGLFPVTGQTLPLISAGGTSMWVTFFSFGIILSVSRIIYDNSTNKIIIHHEQ; this is translated from the coding sequence ATGAGAAAAATAGATGTTTTTTTCAATAGATATCTAAAAGGAGACAGATATCTATGGGCTTTCATCTCTTTATTGGCTATATTTTCTTTTTTACCAGTATATTCCGCTAGTACTAATTTGGTGACTACATATGGAGGAACAAATACAGTTTTTAGTTATTTGTTAAAACATGCTCTTTTTTTGTTAGTTGGATTTTGCATTCTTTTTTTTACTCAATTTATAGACTATAAATATTTTTATCGTATGTCTATGCTTTCTATGCCTGTAGTGTTCATTTTATTAGTTTTTACTATTAGTCAGGGAAAAGAATTGGATGGAGTTAATGCTTCTCGTTGGTTGCACATTCCCATTCTTAACATATCTTTTCAAACTTCCAGCATTGCTGGATTAGTTCTTTTTATTTATTGCGCTAGATATTTGGCTCAAAAAAAGAAAAAACGTATAAATTTTATAAACTCTTTTTTTTCTTTATTGTTTCCTATATTTTTTATTATTGGATTAATTTTCCCAGCTAATGGTTCTACTGCAATTATTGTTTTTATTTCCGTTTTAATTTTACTTTTTATAGGAGGATATCCATTAACAGGTGTTATCGGAGTTTTATTAATGGGAATTCTATTTGCAGGAATCTATATTTATTCTGTTATAAAATGGGGAGATAAAAATCCTATGAATAGAGTTTATACATGGAAAAGTCGTATAGAAAAATTTTTGGATCATGAATCTGAAGAAAGTTATCAAATGAAACAATCTAAAACGGCTATTGTTTTAGGAAATAAATTTGGTCGTGGTCCAGGAAAAAGTGTTCTAAAGGCTTTTCTTCCGCAATCTTCTTCTGATTTTATTTATGCTATTATAATAGAAGAATATGGATCTGTTGGAGGAGTGATTCTTTTATTTATTTATTTACTTATTTTACTTAGAATTATGGTCATAGCTACTAAAGTTAAAAATTATTTTTGCTCTTTATTGGTATTATCTGTTGGGTTCCCTATTATTAATCAAGCACTCATTAATATGGGAATAGCTGTTGGTTTATTTCCAGTAACAGGACAAACTTTACCACTAATTAGTGCTGGAGGGACTTCCATGTGGGTTACTTTTTTTAGTTTTGGGATCATATTAAGTGTTAGTCGAATTATATATGATAATTCAACTAATAAAATTATAATTCATCATGAACAATAA
- the murG gene encoding undecaprenyldiphospho-muramoylpentapeptide beta-N-acetylglucosaminyltransferase, with protein sequence MNNNISPRIIIGSGGTGGHIYPGIAIADELKKQIPEINILFIGSKNHMEMKEIPKFGYSIEGICISGGKDKFLSIEGFILSIQLIYSFFLVNKIIKKFSPDIVVGTGGFVSFPTLYAAKKNKIPILIQEQNSFPGLTNRIFSRYAHKVCVAYEQSKKYFPKGKTIITGNPVRSEIFQLPSKEKACIHLGLKVEKPIILSIGGSQGANSMNNAWIKGLKKLIELDMQLIWQVGKFDIHRIKKNKMSHHSNFILMDFIENIPTCYAAADIIVSRAGALTISEICLIGKPYILIPFPWSSDDHQNRNAKILEEKEAALIIKNEEIEKKLVDSTIQLVNDSSMKKKMSRNILRLGKPEATNDIVNEILQIIL encoded by the coding sequence ATGAACAATAATATTTCACCTAGAATAATTATTGGGAGTGGAGGGACTGGTGGACACATCTATCCGGGAATAGCTATTGCAGACGAACTGAAAAAACAAATTCCAGAAATCAATATTTTGTTTATTGGATCTAAAAATCATATGGAAATGAAAGAAATTCCTAAGTTTGGATATTCTATTGAAGGAATTTGTATTTCAGGAGGAAAAGATAAATTTTTATCTATAGAAGGATTTATTTTATCTATACAATTGATTTATAGTTTTTTTTTGGTAAATAAAATTATCAAAAAATTTTCTCCAGATATAGTTGTTGGAACAGGTGGATTTGTAAGTTTTCCTACTTTATATGCTGCAAAAAAAAATAAAATTCCTATTCTTATTCAAGAACAGAACTCTTTTCCTGGATTAACTAATAGAATATTTTCTCGTTATGCTCATAAAGTATGTGTTGCTTATGAGCAATCCAAGAAATATTTTCCAAAAGGAAAAACCATAATAACTGGAAATCCAGTTAGATCTGAAATATTCCAATTACCTAGTAAAGAAAAAGCTTGTATTCATTTAGGATTAAAAGTAGAAAAACCTATTATTTTATCTATAGGAGGGAGTCAAGGGGCCAATAGTATGAATAACGCTTGGATAAAAGGTTTAAAAAAACTAATAGAATTAGATATGCAACTTATTTGGCAAGTTGGTAAATTTGATATTCATAGAATTAAAAAGAATAAAATGTCTCATCATTCCAATTTTATTTTAATGGATTTTATTGAAAATATACCGACATGTTATGCTGCTGCAGATATTATTGTCTCTAGAGCTGGAGCTTTAACTATATCAGAAATATGTTTAATAGGAAAACCATACATATTAATTCCTTTTCCTTGGTCTTCCGATGATCATCAAAATAGAAATGCTAAAATATTAGAAGAAAAAGAGGCGGCTTTAATTATTAAAAATGAGGAAATAGAGAAAAAATTAGTGGATTCAACTATACAATTAGTGAATGATTCCAGCATGAAAAAAAAAATGAGTAGAAATATTCTGCGATTAGGAAAACCTGAAGCGACAAATGATATTGTCAATGAGATTTTACAAATTATTTTATGA
- the murC gene encoding UDP-N-acetylmuramate--L-alanine ligase, whose protein sequence is MNLNQVDSFYFLGIGGMGMSSLARYFHAMGKTVCGHDQSRTFLTKKLEKEGISINYHDCIEILPKWVLSKQCLIVYTPAIPNNHQQWIYLKKYGKNIKKRSQVLSLIIGNEICIAIGGTHGKTTTCTLLGHILYSAGIHITAFLGGVSENYQSNIILNGTKIFLVEADEFDRSFLYLSPNIACVTSFDQDHVDTYPKKETLKNAYIAFLNRIKKPYKKIFLCQEESFPSKNAIYYSVIEKANYYSNHLSIKGNKWYFDFHTPTETWKSLPLPIPGIHNLKNVTAALAISDYLKINKEKVRKALFLFKGIKRRYSIHYQSKKKIYIDDYAHHPTEINSLIQTVRECFPNKKILGIFQPHLFSRTKFFEKSFARSLEHLDLLILLKIYPAREFPMDGINSSSLLEKIKMSSKNKEISTLSKVLEKIKEKHKHFDIILTIGAGDIDTLILPIKKWLYKRYG, encoded by the coding sequence ATGAACTTAAATCAAGTTGATTCTTTTTATTTTTTAGGAATAGGAGGGATGGGGATGAGTTCCCTTGCTAGATATTTTCATGCTATGGGAAAAACAGTTTGTGGTCATGATCAAAGTAGAACTTTTTTGACTAAAAAATTAGAAAAAGAGGGGATCTCCATAAATTATCATGATTGTATAGAAATATTACCTAAATGGGTCCTGTCTAAACAATGTTTGATTGTGTATACTCCAGCTATTCCGAATAATCATCAACAATGGATCTATTTAAAAAAATATGGGAAAAATATAAAAAAACGTTCTCAAGTATTGTCCTTGATCATAGGAAATGAAATTTGTATAGCCATAGGAGGAACACATGGAAAAACAACCACTTGTACCTTATTAGGACATATTTTATATAGTGCAGGAATTCATATTACTGCTTTTTTAGGAGGAGTCTCTGAAAATTATCAATCTAATATCATATTGAATGGAACTAAAATTTTTTTGGTAGAAGCAGACGAATTTGATCGTTCTTTTTTATACTTATCTCCTAATATTGCATGTGTTACGTCTTTTGACCAGGATCATGTGGATACTTATCCAAAAAAAGAAACTTTGAAAAATGCTTATATAGCTTTCTTAAACAGAATAAAAAAACCATATAAAAAAATATTTCTTTGTCAAGAAGAGTCTTTTCCATCAAAAAACGCAATCTATTATTCAGTGATAGAAAAAGCAAATTATTATTCGAATCATCTTTCTATAAAAGGAAATAAATGGTATTTTGATTTTCATACTCCTACAGAAACATGGAAATCTTTACCTTTGCCTATTCCAGGAATACACAATTTAAAAAACGTCACAGCAGCATTAGCCATATCTGATTATCTAAAAATTAATAAAGAAAAAGTAAGAAAAGCTTTGTTTCTATTTAAAGGAATAAAAAGAAGATACTCCATACATTATCAATCCAAAAAGAAAATATATATAGATGATTATGCACATCATCCTACAGAAATAAATTCTTTGATTCAAACTGTTAGAGAATGTTTTCCAAATAAAAAAATATTGGGGATTTTTCAACCTCATTTATTTAGTAGAACTAAATTTTTTGAAAAATCTTTTGCGAGAAGTTTAGAACATCTTGATCTTTTAATCTTATTAAAGATTTATCCAGCTAGAGAATTTCCCATGGATGGAATTAATTCAAGTAGTTTATTAGAAAAAATAAAAATGAGTTCTAAAAATAAAGAAATATCTACCTTATCCAAGGTTTTAGAAAAAATTAAAGAAAAACATAAACATTTTGATATTATTCTTACAATAGGAGCTGGTGATATAGATACCTTAATTCTTCCTATAAAAAAATGGTTGTATAAACGATATGGATAA
- a CDS encoding cell division protein FtsQ/DivIB, protein MFSLFCFSQKIHKNRNLKKVNIVIDTLSKNHFLNEEIIKNILFSKIEKIEKKIGQLCILRMEKKLNNYPFVKRSEVFLSVDGTLNIKIWQKEPILRIRNGNQEYYLTKDAEVLELSPFYSSKVILAKGPFSKKEKKYLADLVKFINSDELLKNQIISIKKNDYNSFILIPKIGNHHIILGNIKDFKNKLNKLKAFYKQYLNKIDTNQYKSIDLQYKDQVVAKKR, encoded by the coding sequence ATGTTTTCCCTTTTTTGTTTTTCTCAAAAAATACATAAAAACAGAAACCTAAAAAAGGTCAATATAGTCATTGATACATTATCCAAAAACCATTTTTTAAATGAAGAAATCATTAAAAATATTCTATTTTCTAAAATAGAAAAAATTGAAAAAAAAATCGGTCAATTATGTATATTGAGGATGGAAAAAAAATTAAATAATTATCCTTTTGTAAAAAGATCTGAAGTTTTTCTTAGTGTAGATGGCACCCTAAATATAAAAATTTGGCAGAAAGAACCTATTTTAAGAATAAGAAATGGAAATCAAGAATATTATCTGACCAAAGATGCAGAAGTTTTAGAACTTTCTCCTTTTTATTCTTCAAAAGTTATTTTAGCAAAAGGACCTTTTTCAAAAAAAGAAAAAAAATATTTAGCTGACTTGGTCAAATTTATAAACTCTGATGAACTACTCAAAAACCAAATCATTAGCATCAAAAAAAATGATTATAACTCATTTATTTTAATCCCAAAAATAGGAAATCATCATATTATATTAGGAAATATCAAGGATTTTAAAAATAAATTAAATAAATTAAAAGCATTTTATAAGCAGTACCTAAATAAAATAGATACTAATCAATATAAAAGTATTGATTTGCAATATAAAGACCAAGTAGTCGCAAAAAAAAGATAA